A single region of the Theileria annulata chromosome 4, complete sequence, *** SEQUENCING IN PROGRESS *** genome encodes:
- a CDS encoding serine/threonine protein phosphatase 2C, putative (Tap349h10.p1c.cand.156 - score = 17.27;~SMART PP2Cc (SM00332) at aa 21-321, E()=2.65e-45), whose translation MSYSSNSSSQTSLIEPMIQIINPLDYEDYGFFSVSAHTDIGNRKSQEDRFLIVPNLGNDRHNISFFGVFDGTVGHFSSETIQKIIIRHLTESPAWQNLLNALETGKNIPNLASEAVFNMYKSADEELLSLCSEHLQDYASTTSVTVLIINNYIIIAHLGDSRVAVSYESRGNLASKFLTIDHKPNNPEEKMRIIASGGSVEFLCSHSNNPFLRGGDFTIRKARGDQPMQLQYSRAFGGKDLKKYGLSSNPDITIFERNDTHKCLLLASDGLWDIMSSDEAFKILFQAYFQHENPTKVLIEKALAKQRSRSKNADNITAVAVFLNQNNITYDQ comes from the exons atGTCATACTCTTCTAATTCAAGTTCACAAACTTCTTTAATTGAGCCTAtgattcaaataattaaccCTCTTGATTATGAAGATTATGGATTCTTCTCTGTCTCAGCACATACAGATATTG GAAATCGTAAGAGTCAGGAAGATCGTTTTTTGATAGTACCGAATTTGGGTAATGATAGGCAcaatatatcattttttgGTGTCTTTGATGGTACCGTAGGTCACTTTTCTTCTGAGACTATTCAGAAGATAATTATCAGACATTTAACAGAATCGCCAGCTTGGCAAAATCTATTAAATGCACTAGAAACTGGCAAAAATATACCCAACTTAGCTTCTGAAGCTGTAtttaatatgtataaaagTGCAGATGAAGAATTACTCTCACTATGCTCTGAACATCTTCAAGATTACGCTTCTACTACTAGTGTTACTGTTCTCattatcaataattatatcattataGCACATCTA gGTGATAGTAGAGTAGCTGTAAGTTATGAATCAAGAGGTAATTTAGCATCAAAATTCTTAACTATTGATCATAAACCAAATAATCCAGAAGAAAAAATGAGAATTATC GCTTCTGGTGGATCAGTAGAATTTTTATGTAGTCATTCAAATAATCCATTTTTAAGAGGTGGTGATTTTACTATAAGAAAAGCAAGAGGTGATCAACCCATGCAATTACAATATTCTAGAGCATTTGGT gGGAAAGATTTGAAGAAATATGGATTGAGTAGTAATCCAGATATAACAATATTTGAGAGAAATGATACACATAAATGTTTATTACTTGCTTCTGATGGTTTATGGGATATCATGTCATCTGATGAAGCTTTCAAAATCTTATTCCAAGCATATTTTCAAC ATGAGAATCCTACAAAAGTATTAATTGAAAAAGCATTGGCAAAACAAAGATCAAGATCAAAAAATGCAGATAATATTACAGCAGTAGCAGTATTCCTTAATCAAAATAACATCACATATGATCAATAA
- a CDS encoding chromosome segregation protein (SMC homologue), putative (Tap349h10.p1c.C.cand.67 - score = 80.92;~SMART pfam:SMC_N (PF02463) at aa 1-172, E()=1.10e-55; pfam:filament (PF00038) at aa 699-975, E()=1.00e-01; pfam:SMC_C (PF02483) at aa 1048-1246, E()+3.60e-27; pfam:ABC_tran (PF00005) at aa 1074-1233, E()=3.00e-03), whose amino-acid sequence MYIEYVILDGFKSYSTRTVIGPLDPHFNAVTGLNGSGKSNVLDSLCFVFGITDLSLVRANKLDELIYKQGQAGITRATVTIIINNTNPMPSLMHPYRNMKEITITRQIALGGKNKYFINNHPATAKNIFDFYDTASMNVNNARFLIMQGRVTKVVNMRPRELLDLIEEASGTRVYENKKTVALRLIKRKDEKMEEIRRIISDDIAPMMEKLKSDKEDFQRYNTVKMEFDKFRIIYIKLQYKYYNELVNKLTDKFNTKQRQLDLKLGKKSETETNIKSLNEKLKESESDLHNLQTKLNKEMSKLDVLNKEMSKLKSNRKISEKEYKELLKDIKDLEMEIKDGTVKLREFGAVDKLKEFAERVEEDRKKLEQLQKLANSGGKVGQITQLTSKISANQSELTNTNRVISHLKVEITKLESKLQEFNVTRSEFDVEIQNLKAKKVEINTKIKNLEDKIGQFGTSDPITHLNSQINDLNDKKNNLQHQITIHKQFINRFKIYINNGNTHRNTRDRNTGDRSDRDRDEEYLGQVYDIIKLNELGLEFSVPIHVLIGYKFSYLVAQNSESARLIFKLNNLSQSNKKITIIPLNDVKINYLLNQSDLNNIKSYLSSTGSSVITQPVNKSVTNQSGNKIVGNQLGNKLDNNSSILDNLVLGYWEVFDYDEKYLKLVQYVGGNCVFCSNDSDARKIAYSKDLKKRFPTATLQGDKYDISGTMSGGGNKYLNELLKSVTLLEKLQRQLAEIDDEIVNINRNVVSCKSMVDELYDLKSKQELCTSDLLSLELRLKNNEYYNTMTRLNNAKEELVIKESRVTELNGLISELSAELKSLSLGGGMDLESKIKLLKESIKKSSVQLECLREQNMDQQLKKSTIEHQLTSNQTELELKKSQLENLKQLKQTQDEEIELKQREIDEFNTHLSQGNGDVTEVQNSINGILKEKEQLMASVDEISLSIKQLEYDLETVEKDINEANVKLVKLQRENPFLSETDLNDIQITRRSSISDIHEANQINTIDNGEVSNVPDGISEANIQDDQFADPDLKYVRTKLEKLTRLKEKLSRRINQKAQQMYDDLLYEYNDLMKKLSKVQNDKDKIEKTITELDIKKKKSVEEMFQRVNVHFSEIFSLLLNNCTCKLVPSDGKDISSGIVMKICFNNVWKNSLSELSGGQRSLLALALILAMLKVKPAPIYILDEIDAALDLSHTQNIGKMVKQHFQYSQFIIISLKEGMFTNANILFKVKFINGKSTVTRHSNSDNTQKSIETDDFNNKRQKI is encoded by the coding sequence atgtatatagAATATGTAATATTGGATGGTTTTAAGAGTTATTCAACTCGTACTGTGATAGGTCCATTGGATCCTCATTTTAATGCAGTAACAGGTTTAAATGGTAGCGGAAAATCAAATGTATTAGATTCACTTTGTTTCGTATTTGGAATTACAGATCTCTCATTAGTCCGCGCAAACAAACTTgatgaattaatatataaacaGGGACAGGCGGGTATAACCCGTGCAACAgtaacaataataattaacaaCACCAATCCAATGCCGAGTTTAATGCACCCATACCGTAATATGAAAGAAATAACCATAACAAGACAAATAGCATTGGGTGGAAAGAATAAATACTTTATAAATAACCATCCAGCTACCGCaaagaatatatttgaCTTTTATGACACCGCCAGCATGAATGTGAATAATGCCAGATTCCTAATAATGCAGGGCAGAGTAACTAAAGTAGTAAATATGAGACCTAGAGAACTCTTGGACTTGATTGAGGAAGCGAGTGGCACAAGAGTATACGAGAATAAGAAAACTGTAGCACTAAGATTAATCAAGAGAAAAGATGAGAAAATGGAAGAAATTAGACGAATTATAAGTGATGATATTGCTCCGATGATGGAGAAACTGAAGAGTGATAAGGAAGATTTCCAGCGTTACAACACTGTGAAGATggaatttgataaattcagaattatatatataaaattacaatataaatattataatgaaTTGGTAAACAAGTTGACGGATAAATTCAACACAAAACAACGTCAATtggatttaaaattaggtAAAAAATCGGAAACTGAAACAAACATCAAATCATTAAATgagaaattaaaagaatcAGAATCGgatttacacaatttacAAACTAAATTGAATAAAGAAATGAGTAAACTCGATGTATTGAATAAAGAAATGAGTAAACTAAAGAGCAATAGAAAAATAAGTGAAAAAGAGtataaagaattattaaaggATATAAAGGATCTAGAAATGGAAATAAAAGATGGTACAGTAAAATTAAGAGAATTTGGTGCTGTAGATAAGTTAAAAGAGTTTGCAGAAAGAGTTGAAGAGGATAGGAAGAAGTTGGAACAATTACAGAAACTTGCAAATTCTGGTGGGAAAGTAGGTCAAATTACACAGTTGACATCGAAAATCTCTGCAAATCAATCTGAACTGACAAATACTAACCGTGTGATCTCACATTTGAAAGTGGAAATAACAAAGTTGGAGTCAAAATTACAGGAATTTAATGTTACAAGATCAGAATTTGATGTTGAAATACAGAATTTGAAGGCGAAAAAGGTGgaaattaatactaaaattaagaatttGGAAGATAAAATTGGACAATTTGGTACATCAGATCcaattacacatttgaaCTCAcaaattaatgatttaaatgataaaaaaaataatttacaacatCAAATTACTATAcataaacaatttattaatcgattcaaaatatatattaacaacGGGAATACACATAGAAATACTAGGGACAGAAATACTGGAGACCGTAGTGATAGAGATAGAGATGAAGAATATTTAGGACAAGTatatgatataataaaattgaatgAATTGGGATTAGAATTTTCAGTACCAATACATGTATTAATTGGATATAAATTCAGTTATTTAGTGGCACAAAATTCAGAATCAGCACGACTCATATTTAAACTTAATAATCTATCACaaagtaataaaaaaatcacCATCATACCACTAAACGAtgttaaaatcaattatcTACTCAATCAAtctgatttaaataatattaaatcttaTTTATCAAGCACAGGTAGTTCAGTAATCACACAACCTGTTAATAAATCAGTTACAAACCAGTCTGGTAACAAAATAGTTGGTAATCAACttggtaataaattagataataataGTTCAATTTTGGATAATTTGGTATTGGGATATTGGGAAGTATTTGATTATGATgagaaatatttaaagttGGTACAGTATGTTGGTGGGAATTGTGTATTTTGTAGTAACGACTCTGATGCACGTAAAATTGCGTATTCTAAAGATTTGAAGAAGAGATTTCCAACAGCAACATTACAAGGCGATAAATATGACATTTCAGGCACAATGTCAGGTGGAGGTAATAAATACCTTAACGAATTACTGAAATCGGTGACGTTGCTAGAAAAGTTACAACGGCAGTTGGCTGAAATAGATGAtgaaattgtaaatattaacaGGAATGTGGTAAGTTGTAAGAGTATGGTGGATGAATTATATGACCTGAAGAGTAAGCAGGAGTTGTGTACGTCAGACCTATTGTCACTAGAGTTAAGacttaaaaataatgagtATTACAATACAATGACAAGATTAAACAATGCAAAGGAAGAATTGGTAATTAAAGAGTCTAGAGTGACTGAATTAAATGGATTAATCAGTGAGTTGAGTGCTGAGTTAAAATCATTGAGTTTGGGTGGAGGAATGGACTTAGAATCGaagataaaattgttaaagGAAAGTATAAAAAAGTCAAGTGTACAATTGGAATGTTTAAGGGAACAGAATATGGACCAGCAACTTAAAAAAAGTACAATTGAACATCAATTGACATCAAATCAGACCGAACTTGAGCTTAAGAAGTCACAACTGGAGAATTTGAAACAATTAAAACAAACACAAGATGAGGAAATTGAGTTAAAACAACGTGAAATTGATGAATTTAACACACATTTGAGTCAAGGGAATGGTGATGTAACAGAGGTACAAAATTCTATAAACGGAATATTAAAAGAGAAGGAACAATTGATGGCAAGTGTAGATGAAATAAGTTTAAGTATAAAACAGTTAGAATATGATTTAGAAACTGTTGAAAAAGATATTAACGAAGCCAATGTTAAACTTGTTAAATTACAACGTGAGAATCCATTTCTCTCAGAAACTGATTTGAATGATATACAAATTACACGTAGATCAAGTATCTCAGATATCCATGAAGctaatcaaattaataccATAGACAATGGTGAAGTATCCAATGTACCAGATGGTATTTCAGAGGCTAATATACAAGATGATCAATTTGCAGATCCTGATTTGAAATATGTCAGGACAAAATTAGAAAAGTTAACCAGACTAAAGGAAAAGTTAAGTAGAAGAATTAACCAAAAGGCACAGCAAATGTATGACGACTtattatatgaatataacGACTTGATGAAAAAGTTGAGTAAAGTACAAAATGATAAGGATAAGATAGAAAAAACAATAACAGAATTAGATattaaaaagaagaaaagTGTAGAAGAAATGTTCCAACGAGTTAATGTACACTTTTCAGAAATCTTTTCATTATTGTTGAATAATTGTACTTGTAAATTAGTGCCATCAGATGGTAAGGATATTAGTTCTGGAATTGTAATGAAAATCTGTTTCAACAATGTGTGgaaaaattcattatcgGAACTGTCTGGAGGACAGAGATCACTGTTAGCATTAGCTTTGATATTGGCAATGTTAAAGGTAAAACCAGCACCAATTTACATCCTTGACGAAATTGACGCAGCTTTGGATCTAAGTCATACACAAAATATTGGTAAAATGGTTAAACAACATTTTCAATACTCACAGTTCATTATCATTAGTTTAAAGGAAGGAATGTTCACTAATGcgaatatattatttaaagtCAAGTTCATTAATGGGAAATCAACAGTAACCAGACACTCAAATTCAGATAATACACAAAAATCAATAGAAACAgatgattttaataacaaaagacaaaaaatttaa
- a CDS encoding SfiI-subtelomeric fragment related protein family member, putative (Tap349h10.p1c.C.cand.68 - score = 13.31), translated as MVRKEYEHKARLNDGIPVLSCRFGKNKPWVDITHTRYDVQKLTFKDLDDNECKISNCKVKLVDLILEIAFNFACFQILYENNVIWNFFGYMSSFIPKSISFDLVKNKFFLNPWTGTSCELDTRLHVVGNTSLGRSNGVLHIDDPYNEKTKHLIITYFDEPIRKIMCGRKIIWKHRRGQLPPVKFVGDMKKGIRYILFPDKYIIAKIEGNKWQITEHETNPEDKLLNLIQINEYMLDLIIISKFNEMNGVKLDIDIKKSTDKFEHRFMNDFRSYNCILGKKFTSVREEGFVIWESENADTGANSVFISERKERFVLILLGNEYKLFHKPGKDTQWRDITSERIKINGICLSYNNDLKEKIDYDYKIRMFEYMFYFKEGCNEVWYMGTLIWRFSENFIGKTPKGFYVNLINNSFRLNYGDKRHYRDTAPRIKLFKMANDEFVEMTHSDYITVKDYKWFAFKFIFNEGLENLRITLDGNILWEGESKAFYSLLIDESDDRIQIESYDTIITLHHSFSFGNRNLNDNSRDTNLPADKREFRNGNWKISENKIYKWMKIYHYPLNNRIGLVGRALYNVELIYPGCFEYNFKKSLKIAAVVIDWKTAYVHEFGRDFLKTLIYDENEEELEYFSQGKLIQRKWVGMEWQLKIDKHPHLNILEPGNWKELCNFDFIDCKNTQLNQMII; from the exons ATGGTTAGAAAAGAGTATGAACACAAGGCTAGACTTAATGATGGTATTCCAGTGTTGAGTTGCAGATTTGGTAAAAATAAACCATGGGTGGATATTACACACACGAGATATGATGTGCAAAAACTCACTTTTAAGGATTTAGATGACAACGAGTGTAAAATATCCAATTGTAAAGTTAAGCTGGTGGACTTGATTCTAGAAATTGCGTTTAATTTTGCATGTTTTCAAATTTTGtatgaaaataatgtaatttGGAACTTTTTTGGATACATGTCCTCATTTATTCCAAAAAGCATATCATTTGACTTGGTGAAAAACAAGTTTTTTCTCAATCCCTGGACCGGAACTTCCTGTGAACTCGATACACGTCTTCACGTGGTTGGAAATACTAGTCTAGGCAGATCAAATGGTGTACTGCACATTGACGACCCttataatgaaaaaacAAAGCACTTGATAATTACGTATTTTGATGAACCGATTAGAAAAATCATGTGCGGAAGGAAGATAATCTGGAAACACAGGAGAGGACAATTACCGCCAGTAAAATTTGTTGGAGATATGAAAAAAGGTATAAGATATATCCTATTCCCGGATAAATACATAATTGCGAAGATTGAAGGGAATAAATGGCAAATCACTGAGCATGAAACCAATCCAGAAGATAAATTACTGA atctaatacaaataaatgaatatatgTTAGATCtgataattatttctaaattta ATGAAATGAATGGAGTGAAACTTGATATTGATATAAAGAAATCAACAGATAAATTTGAACATAGATTTATGAATGATTTTAGATCatataattgtattttagGTAAAAAATTTACCTCCGTAAGGGAGGAAGGGTTTGTTATATGGGAGTCTGAAAATGCTGATACAGGTGCCAATTCTGTATTTATCTCAGAAAGAAAGGAAAGATTTGTGTTAATTTTACTTGGTAATGAGTATAAATTGTTTCATAAACCAGGAAAAGATACCCAGTGGCGTGATATAACTTCAGAACgaattaaaatcaatgGTATATGCCTATCctataataatgatttgaAGGAAAAAATAGACTAtgattataaaattaggaTGTTTGAGTATATGTTTTATTTCAAGGAGGGGTGTAATGAAGTTTGGTACATGGGAACATTAATTTGGCGTTTTAGTGAGAATTTCATAGGTAAAACACCAAAAGGCTTTTACGTTAACTTGATAAATAACAGTTTTCGACTAAATTACGGCGATAAACGACATTATCGTGATACAGCTCCTAGAATTAAGCTTTTTAAAATGGCTAATGATGAGTTTGTTGAAATGACACACTCGGATTATATTACTGTAAAGGATTACAAGTGGTTTGcctttaaatttatttttaacgAGGGACTAGAAAACTTGAGAATAACGCTTGATGGTAATATACTCTGGGAAGGTGAATCTAAAGCCTTTTACTCACTGCTCATTGATGAAAGTGATGATAGAATACAAATCGAATCTTATGATACAATCATAACTCTACATCATAGTTTCTCATTTGGCAATAGAAATTTGAATGACAACTCACGTGACACAAATTTACCAGCTGATAAAAGAGAATTCCGAAATGGTAATTGGAAAATAAGTGAGAATAAGATATACAAATGGATGAAGATTTATCATTATCCATTGAATAATAGGATTGGTTTAGTTGGCAGGGCTTTATACAATGttgaattaatttatccAGGCTGTtttgaatataattttaaaaagtCACTGAAAATAGCCGCGGTAGTAATTGACTGGAAAACAGCGTATGTTCATGAGTTTGGGAGAGATTTTCTTAAAACCTTAATTTATGATGAGAATGAGGAGGAATTAGAATATTTCTCACAAGGGAAACTTATACAACGGAAATGGGTTGGAATGGAATGGCAATTAAAAATCGATAAGCACCCACATCTAAACATATTAGAACCAGGAAATTGGAAAGAACTTtgtaattttgattttatcgATTGTAAAAACACACAATTAAACcaaatgataatataa
- a CDS encoding uncharacterized protein (Tap349h10.p1c.cand.159 - score = 12.07;~SMART 2 transmembrane domains at aa 88-110 and 139-158;~2 probable transmembrane helices predicted for TA08305 by TMHMM2.0 at aa 88-110 and 139-158) yields the protein MKVKLVEKLSKRFGTRLFSTQPMTNGLQANEGLYDRTARPLENLVLDNTVTTYSEGLKSCRIFDNPNIIRVIKKDKEGFFDRLYRYKLLNYIFMLMWYRYLDIGGLLTIVNSRKAHLLRVPPEGRISLMLLTEFERKQGIFINFFFSFLLTYICFCYIRHKIHIYDRRPSPDTPIYEFTNNRTRDFTWHGSFPFQYPKGRCKECRWLELECKKRCYDDLLRQGHKFIIHNPMQIPRRTLLPSPYPPIE from the coding sequence atgaaagTAAAATTAGTTGAGAAATTATCTAAGAGATTTGGAACTAGATTATTTTCAACACAACCAATGACAAATGGATTACAAGCTAATGAAGGATTGTATGATAGAACGGCAAGACCGTTAGAAAATTTAGTACTGGATAACACAGTCACAACCTATTCTGAAGGCTTAAAATCATGCCGAATTTTTGATAATCCGAACATTATACGAGTTATTAAAAAAGATAAAGAAGGATTTTTCGATAGATTATACAGGTACaaattacttaattatatatttatgttaatGTGGTATAGATATTTGGATATTGGAGGATTACTTACTATTGTAAATAGTAGAAAGGCACATTTATTGAGAGTTCCACCAGAAGGTAGAATAAGTCTCATGCTTTTAACAGAGTTTGAACGTAAACAGGGTATATTCATCAACTTTTTCTTTTCATTCTTACTCACTTATATTTGCTTCTGTTACATTAGGCAtaaaatacacatttatgACCGAAGACCAAGTCCGGATACTCCAATCTATGAATTCACTAATAACCGTACAAGGGACTTTACTTGGCATGGAAGTTTCCCATTCCAATACCCTAAAGGACGTTGTAAAGAGTGCCGTTGGCTTGAACTAGAGTGTAAAAAAAGATGTTATGATGATTTATTAAGACAAGGACATAAATTCATAATACACAATCCAATGCAAATACCAAGAAGAACATTATTACCATCTCCATACCCACCcattgaataa
- a CDS encoding uncharacterized protein (Tap349h10.p1c.cand.160 - score = 36.12) — MATGLNIPNTVINNVNKGVGLEFSDLGDKSEKIFKVLKNSKESFENYFNLFQQRNFNSDLGDVFPDVRVDNLDRVLSRLKLALNLLNPSVKEVNRVLSEFSNLTKKVDEIREITQNIEFSDDFIRLSEIENSLNNNYLKLNSVEKLKLHLNPLIPNVDITPSLSDKESLEEISAIITASEQLKISKQFCENLNQFLQKTESTDYKIVNESLSSINKSFDHVCQLCFEVLCKEMDRISVLSSRLNCDSGVINEPLINIPNTQDTLNIISIFEDHDTQYATNHNINTVNTNYGNDVNHPNNTDPVNRLTSMNSLTSINRLNTVNSLNSVTEQSYSMRLLKIMITSGEKLEQLLSYCIEFLSNLSRKRYSALLQYIKPKNRDNNSVYDVFMNLQLVISLIKSSVISLYTNCELDLYTQNHQDFKVLTAQEYIHKVTETLIPLLENKLDTIITHDSVVSEDEHITDVTENITIGPVMGLNEIVELYTAIQICHFYYNKISNILKPPYLQVYNTISSFETFNSSSLTKNTSVLGSPNDTLNDTPNDSVNNVDGPVLISFNRLCNNWNEMIMLKLQKSITIPLSSQDFKGHESEVLNTIANFLSEIVSIQLEYSVSDDLVTILEMTINPVINWCQRVSNSLPNGYIFLLNSYSTLLSSIQSPLVDKSFKLLLEELKEFVIESLVNGMIPTIITALGGKLIELESHQVESNDTFLHNVKSVIFTDGILEFVPSEQLSQLDSTNLKSILKRIYIYLAKVYQTNLNDDISNKLITLSNTYS; from the coding sequence atgGCTACTGGACTAAATATACCAAATActgtaataaataatgttaataagGGTGTTGGTTTGGAATTCAGTGATTTAGGGGATAAATCggaaaaaatttttaaagtGCTAAAAAACTCCAAAGaatcatttgaaaattattttaatctCTTTCAACAAAGGAATTTTAATTCTGATTTGGGTGATGTGTTTCCGGATGTTAGAGTTGATAACCTGGACCGTGTATTATCAAGGCTCAAACTGGctttaaatttacttaACCCTAGTGTAAAAGAAGTTAATAGGGTGTTATCGGAATTTTCAAACTTAACTAAAAAGGTTGATGAAATAAGAGAAATTACACAGAATATTGAATTCTCGGACGATTTTATACGTTTATCCGAGATTgaaaatagtttaaataataattatctaaaaCTAAATTCGGTagaaaaattgaaattacaTCTTAACCCATTGATTCCAAATGTCGATATTACACCTTCACTCTCCGATAAGGAGAGTTTGGAGGAAATTTCGGCCATAATCACAGCGTCAGAACAGTTGAAAATTTCCAAACAATTTTGcgaaaatttaaatcaattcCTTCAAAAAACAGAATCAACAGATTATAAAATAGTAAATGAATCTCTATCATCTATAAATAAGAGTTTTGATCATGTTTGTCAATTATGTTTTGAGGTTTTATGTAAGGAAATGGACCGTATTTCAGTTTTATCCTCTAGACTAAATTGTGATTCCGGAGTCATCAATGAACCACTCATCAATATTCCAAACACACAAGATActcttaatattatatcCATTTTCGAAGATCATGATACCCAATACGCTACTAATCACAATATTAACACTgtaaatacaaattatgGAAATGATGTAAATCATCCTAACAACACGGACCCTGTAAACAGATTAACTAGTATGAACTCATTAACTAGTATAAACAGATTAAATACTGTGAACAGTTTAAATAGTGTGACTGAACAAAGTTATTCCATGAGACTATTGAAGATAATGATAACAAGTGGAGAGAAATTAGAACAACTTCTTAGTTACTGTATTGAGTTTTTGTCAAATTTATCAAGAAAACGTTACTCAGCTTTATTGCAATATATTAAGCCTAAAAATAGGGACAATAACAGCGTGTACGACGTGTTCATGAACTTACAGCTGGTAATTTCATTGATTAAATCAAGTGTTATTTCACTCTACACCAACTGTGAATTGGATTTATACACTCAAAATCATCAGGACTTTAAAGTATTGACAGCCCAAGAATATATACACAAAGTTACCGAAACACTCATACCACTGCTAGAAAATAAACTAGACACCATCATCACACATGACTCTGTTGTTAGTGAGGATGAGCATATCACTGATGTAACTGAGAATATAACTATTGGGCCTGTAATGGGATTGAATGAGATAGTTGAGTTGTACACAGCAATACAAATTTGTCATTTCTATTATAATAAGATTTCAAACATATTAAAACCCCCATATTTACAAgtttataatacaatttcatcatttgAAACCTTCAATTCAAGTTCtttaactaaaaatacTAGTGTACTCGGTAGTCCTAATGATACTCTTAATGATACTCCTAATGATAGTGTAAATAATGTGGATGGACCTGTATTAATAAGTTTTAATAGATTGTGTAATAATTGGAATGAAATGATAATGTTAAAGTTACAAAAGAGTATAACAATTCCATTATCAAGTCAAGATTTTAAAGGCCATGAGTCTGAAGTTTTAAATACAATTGCTAATTTTCTAAGTGAAATCGTGTCAATTCAACTTGAGTATTCAGTTTCAGATGATTTGGTGACCATTCTTGAAATGACAATTAACCCTGTAATTAACTGGTGTCAAAGGGTTTCCAATTCACTACCCAATGGATATATTTTCTTATTAAACTCTTATTCTACGCTTTTAAGCTCGATTCAATCACCATTGGTTgataaatcatttaaattattattggaAGAGTTGAAGGAATTTGTTATTGAATCTTTAGTAAATGGGATGATTCCCACAATAATCACAGCTCTAGGTGGGAAGTTAATTGAATTAGAATCACACCAAGTTGAATCTAATGACACATTTTTACACAATGTAAAGTCTGTAATATTCACTGATGGGATTTTGGAATTTGTACCATCTGAACAACTAAGTCAACTTGATTCCACTAATTTGaaatcaatattaaaaagaatttatatatacttgGCAAAAGTCTATcaaactaatttaaatgatgaTATTTCCAATAAACTCATTACACTCTCCAATACTTATTCTTAA